TGTCCCGTTTGTCGTAATATTCACTTTAAAGCCTTTTTCATGGGCAATATCGAGTAACTGCCCGATGCGCGGATGCAATAATGGCTCCCCTTTTACGTGTAGGTATATATATTTTGTATAGCCGCTAATTTCATCTAAAATATGAGCAAATTGCTCTACCTTTATTAATCCTTTTGCTCGCTCTGTAGGTGGACAAAAGCTGCATGCTAAATTACATACACTTGTAATTTCGATATACACTTTCTTAAAAGTTTTCAACGCTCGTTCACCATTCCTTTTTTTGATCCTAAACAATACTTCTCATTGTAACAAATTTCTTATGTAAAAAGGAAGCTGTGTGTTTGTATACTTAAGATAATTCACTAAGCAACCCTTCTTATTTACGTACTTATGAGATACCGGTGGGTTTTGGCGGGAGCCGCATAGCAGCAGTAAACAAAAACCGCCTAGAAAATGAAAAATTCTAGGCAGTTCGTATTTTTATCCGCGGTACCTTACAGATAGGCCTTTAAGGAATTTACGGGCAAAGTTGTCGCCGCATTCTTTGTAGTTACGGTGACCCGGTTTACGCATAATGGCACCAAGCTCGCCTTTTGATACAGCAATGCCACCGTCATCAAGCACATCCAGCATCTCTTCTGTTGTCAGCTGGCACGCCACTTTCAGCTTTTTCAGCAACATGTTGTTCACATGGTCCGGTTTTTCCTGCACTGGCGCTGGCTGCCCTTCTTTTTTCGGCATCGGTCCACGTTTATAAGTAATTAATCCATTAAAGAACGCTTCTAAGTTTTTATGATTCACCTTCATCTGATCATAATCAGCAGGTGCTTCCTCATCTTTTTCCAAAGACTTCGTTAAAATTTTCGGCATATCCTCCGGTGAAACCGTAACGCCGCCTAATTTAAAAATTTCGATCATTTCTCTATTTTTCAAATCCAATGCATATCGTACACGGATTAAAATATCATTATTATCCATAATTGCCTCCATCATGTTTTGCTAACGCCTATTATACCAGACGACAGGGCAGGTTTGTTAGCTGGACTCTTTAAGGACTCGTTTTTATAAAGGATAGGAAAATGGCTCCTATTTTAATCATGAAAAAAGCCTCGACAAAAAAACGAGGCTCGCGTATTTTAAATTGTCTGTTTTGGTCTTAGCGTATGTTTCAGTACTTTGCCGGAAGCATTACGTGGCAATTGATCGATAAAGTCGACTTCAAACGGAACTTTATACTTCGCAAGCTGTGTCATACAATAGTCCAGCACGTCCTGCTCTATTAAATGTTGGCCTTCTTTCAATACAACAAACGCCTTTGGAACTTCACCATACACTTCATGAGGGATTCCTACGACCGCAGCCTCTAGAATTTGAGGCATTTGGTAAAGTACCGCCTCCACTTCGATCGGGTAAATGTTTTCACCGCCGCGGATAATCATATCCTTTTTACGGTCTACAATATATAAATAGCCTTCCTCATCAAAACGGCCTAAATCTCCTGTATACAGCCAGCCATCTTGAATCGACTTTGCAGTTTCCTCCGGTGCGCGCAAATATCCCTTCATTACTTGAGGACCTTTTACGCAAATTTCACCGACTTCTCCTAATGGCACAAGATCTCCATTTGCATCACGCAGCTGAATTTCAGTCCGCGCTAACGGTTTACCTACTGAACCGATCTTAAATAGTGCTGCATCATCGAGCAAAGAACTCGCTGCAGGTGTATTTTCCGTTTGCCCGTACAAATTCTGTACTTTTACATTCGGGAATGTATCCTTCAGACGCTTAACAAGCTCATACGGCATCGGTGCCGCCCCATAGCAGAACAGTCGCAATTGACTAAAATCATAGGACTGCAGCTCAGGTTTGTTCAATAAAATTGTATACATCGCCGGCACACCAAAGAAAATAGTAGCCTTTGTTTCAACTAGATTTTTCAATGTCTGATCCGGTGAAAAAGCTTCTTCTATAAGAACTGCTCCCCCTTTATAAATTGTCGGCACCGCAAATACATGGCTCCCTGCACAGTGGAATAAAGGTGTACAAATAAACATGCGGTCCTCATTCGTCATATTCATTGAGTCTGACCAGATTTGCGCTGTCTCCAAAATATTCCGGTGACTAAGCATAACCCCTTTTGGTTTTCCTGTCGTTCCGGATGTATACATCACAACGGACGTGTCTTCTAGCTCTAACTGCGGCAATGTTGAAGAAACGCTACTTCCATTAATAATTTCTTTAATTTTTGAAAGCGAAAGGATTTCCTGAAAACCATGTGTCGTAAGATCAATCGTCGCTTGCAGTTTTTCATCATATACTAAAATTTTTGCCTCTGAATGCTTAAAAATAAAGTCCACTTCAGGAGGAGCCAGCTTTGTATTTACAGGCATTACGGTTAAGCCTGCGAGCTGCACACCATAATAGACAGCCATAAATAAATGGGAATTGAGCGCAAACTCTGCTACTATATCATCTTTTTGAAAACCTTTGACGATCAGATAACCAGCAATTTTTCGCGAGTTACTCAAAAGCTCTTCATATGACCATACTTCATTTTCAAATTGAATAGCCGTTGCATTCGGTGTCTTCAGAGCTTGTTCAACTAATGCCTGTAAAACTGTCATTTAAAATCCCCCTCATTATACAAATATCTTAATATTCTAAATTTTAACAATTTCAAGCTGCTTAATGCAATATTTTCTGTTGTTTATTTTTTAGCACCTATTTGAAAATTTTAAAATCCGCGAATGATAAAGGTTTATTTTGGATAAGCTAGTTGTCAAATAAAGCTAATTGATCCATTTTATTTGAACATAAAAACATTCAGAGTGGACAAATTAATGATGAAGACACAAAAGGAAAGCAATCATGCGCCTTTTACTTCACAATTGCTAAATCAAAGAGGAGGAAAAACTATGCCAGCTTTAGAGGTGAAATGTACTGTATCAGATTGCTTTTTCCATGCTAAGGGGAATTTTTGTGGGGCCGAAAAAATTGAAATCGATATGGAAAGTATAACCAACAAAAAAGAGCGGTCGGAATTTGCTTCTGACTTTGATTTGCAAGCCCCTAAACAAAAAGAAGCCAAGTCTTCTAGCGACACTTGCTGCAAAACCTTTATTTGTAAAAAAGATGCAGAAAAGCGTCACTAAGTAATTTTGAAGAAGCTGTCTAGAAAGTGTATACCACTTATTTAGACAGCTTCCTTTTTATTAATGATTTAATGCGGGCCGTTACCACCTAACTGTCCATTGCCAGGCACTTCATTAACCTTGTAAGTACCACTGTCGACTTCCAGATTTTCCGTTAAAGGGCGAAGCGGCATTTCATCAGTCGTCTTTACTTCCTGTTCTTTGGCAAGCATAGCAAGTGTTTCATTATACGAAGGACCTGAAGCGGCATTCAAACGCTTGACTTCATTAACATCTGTTCCTGCTTGTGTGAAATTTTTTTCGCTCATTCATCCACCTCCTCAACTATTAGGATGTACGATGAATAATTGTTTATGTAACTATTAGTTAATCAGATCTACAATGTTTCCGGAACACGTACTTCTTTGTATAGCATAATTCCAATTAAACCGACTATAGAAAACAGAACCGGAATGATGAAGCCGTAAAAATAACCAGACTGTATATTTAATGAGCTTGCCTGAACATAGTCCAAAATTGCGCCTAAAAAAATCGGCAATAATACAGCACTTAAAAAACCTCCTGTATTGGCAAATCCCGATACAATGCCGGATTCTGTCATCGGGAACGACTGACGCACAGCAGCAAATGTCAATGCACTCGCCCCATATCCGAAACCAATCAAGAAGAAAAGAACGATGAGCCCAACTAAAGATGGATACCCTTGAAATAAAAGGAACATACACCAGCTGGAAAAAACAATCAATTGCACCGCAATATAAGGTTTTTTAATCGATTCATACATACTCGCAATCCAGCTTATAACTGGTGCTCCGATAATAGCTCCGACTAGACCAACCATAATTAACTGACTCGCCTGGGAACGGCTCATTTCGTAAAGATCCATTCCATATGGCACAGCCCATGAACTGATAAAACCGACATATCCACCAACTACTCCAAAGTGGCATAAAAATAATGCCCACGCTTGCCGGCTTGAAAAAACCCTTTTCACGATACCAGCTGTTTTTTCACGTTGAACGGGCTCCGTTACTACTGGCATAGTTTGAGGAAAAATCCTTTTTGCCTGTTTTATGAGTATCATATATAGCAGTATCCCGCACATGCTTACAAGAAGTCCTAACGAGAAAAATGCCCATCTCCATCCCAAAAGTCCAATCCAAGCCGAAAATGGAACAGTTGCCAATAAGAACCCTAAGCTGCCTGTCATCCCGGCGAAACCGACTAAACGGACAAATTCCTTCTTATAAAACCATTGGCCTAATATAAGCATCATATTGACCCAAATTGTCGCATCCCCTATTCCGGTAAAAATCCTTGAAATAAATAATACCGACTCATGCGTTCCAACACTGTAAATTATTGTCCCGACTCCGGTAAGGACCGCACCACAAATAAGAAAGAAATTAGGACCGAACCGATCCGCCAAAATTCCCATTGGTATTTGCAGACTGGTATAGACAAAAAACTGCACCCCTGTTATTAAACCGATTGTCGTAGCAGTAATATTAAAGTCGTGCATCAGCTGATCCGTAATCAAACCGGGTGCTGTCCGCTGACTGGCCATCAATAAATACGTAAGCAATACTGAAACAAATACTATCCACCTGTACTTACTATTTTGTTTTTCCAATCATCACTACTCCCATAAAAGTTTTTCTTTAACCATTTGGATTTCATATTCATTTTATGAAATTACTCTACTCCTTATCTTTTGAGACCAACACTTTCATAAAGTTATATACCCTACATATAAATAACAGTATGCAGGGTTAGTTGCATGTTTTTATTCAACAAAAAAACGGTGAAGGAAGTGAAACTATTCTTCAAATTGGTCCAATGCCGGTTAGTACTGTTCGATTAGATTATGGACCGAATCAGTTGGTATATTATCCCCATGTTACTTACAAGTGGGATCATTCATGGGAAAATGAGATGAATGAGGCGATTAAGGAGCTAGTAAAAAAACAGATTGCACAGCAAGTTGGCGATATGCCGACAACTGTAGAAGAAATGCTCGGGCTATATGAAATAAAAAATAATCAGCGGCAAGTATTAAGCTTGAGCCTATCCAATTATACGTATCATGAAAAGGCCGCACACGGGATGACGACAATTGAATCACTGACATTTGATATAGAAAAAAAGAAGCTATGTACACTCAAGGATTTATTTAAACCTGGCGCCAATTATGTAAGAAGACTTTCTGCGCTTGTCGATATTCAAATACAAGAGCGGGATCTCCCTACATTAGGTGATTTTCCGGGTATAAGTCCGGATCAGGATTTCTATATTGCAGATAAAACACTCGTAATTTATTTTCAGTTATACGAGATTACTCCATATGTTGTAGGTCTTCCAATGTTTCCGATTTCTGTTTTTGATTTGGCAGATATTATTGATGAATCCGGGCCGCTCGGCAGATTGGCGACTAACGGTTAATGTTAATTGAAAATGTACTATATTTTTCAGTTCAAAATATAGTACATTCTTTTTCATACTTGTAATGGATTGCCAAGTGAATATTTTATACGTCCCTTTCCAATGTTAAATAATGAAAAGCGCTACAATCGTCGTCACGATTAAACCGATGATTACCGGTACAAGATTTCTTCGTGCAAGCTCAAACGGGCTAACATTACAAATGGCTGCCGCAGGAATTAGCGCCCATGGAACAAGTGTCCCGCCACCTACCCAAATGGCCGCAATTTGACCAAGAGCAGTCAATGTAGCCGTCCCTTCCCCAATTGCAGTACCAAATAAATTTCCTAGTGATCCGACTAGAGAAATCCCTGAAAATCCGGATCCGTCCAGTCCTGTAATTGCCCCAACACCTGTCAATGTCACGACTGCAATTTCCGTTGTTAACGGGACAAGCGCCGCAAGTCCCATACCAAGGTCATTCACAATACCATGTGACGTTTCAGGCAGATGATTACCGAGAATTGTAAGGAAACCCGCGTCCCCTAAATAGAAAAATGCCGCAATCGGGATAACCGGCCCAAATACTTTAAAAGCAAACTGGAACCCTTTAATAAAATAGCTTGTCGTTTCGTCGAGACCTTTCTTTTTATAAGCAATCACGCAAAGAATCAGCAGGATAAATACAGAAGTGCCTCCTACTAGCGCTGTTGCGTCTCCCCCTTGGAGGTCGAAAATAGCCATTGCAACTACATCCAGTACAAAGGCGACCGGAATTAAAATGGCGAAAATTTTTTTCTGAGTCATCGATAATAGATTTTCCGTTTGCTCCAGCTCTTGCTCTGTACTATTATCATACGTTCCGACTAAAGGAATAGTGCCGCGCTTCATATCGCGTTTCAAAAAGTAAAATGCTACAGCTGTCGTCACAACCCCCATCGTTATGACAAGAGGAATACTTGCCGATATGACATCTCCTACAGGAAGTCCGGCGGCATCAGCCGTTAGCTTCGGTGCACCTTGAATAATAAAATCACTGGATAACGCAATCCCGTGACCGAATAAGTTCATTGCCATAGCCACACCTAATGCCGGCAGCCCTGCCCTTATTGCTACAGGTAATAAAACAGCTCCAAGCAGCGCTACTGCAGGTGATGGCCAGAAAAACCAGGAAATAATCATCATTAATATCCCGATTGTCCAAAATCCTAGTGTCGGGTTTTTAATAATCTTTGTAAAAGGGGCGATCATTACTTCATTTATTCCCGTTTTAGTTAGTACCCGGCTCATCGCAACGATAATTGAAATAATTAAAATAGTAGATAAAAGTTCGGTTATTGCATAAATAAAGCTATTAAAAACCCCGCCAATTGAAGAAACAAAATCCCCTGTCGCGACGAAAGCAATAACGAAAATCCCGACAATACTAATCAATGTTGTATCCAGACGCCTCACCATAAAGATAATGATCAGCATGATGAAAACAACATAGATCCAGTGGAGAGCTGTTATTTCAATCCCCATACTCTACCTCTTTTCCTTTTTACTTAGCATATGGGGAGAAAAGAGAGGTTGTGAGCGCCTAGTAACAATATATATTTTTTTAGTTTTTATGTTATTCGCCTAGATTCTATAAATCATGGCCCAATGTTAGTAAGCCCATTCTAAAAATAACTTCATTGATCATTTACGTTTATTTATGGGCAGGAAAGAGACATATTACATATAAACAATAAAAATAGAGGTGTACTTATGGCGATTTGCCCGTTATGCAATGCATTAGAAAAAGTCAGTATGGATTGTCCGACTTGTAACAGTCCGCTGCAGGATGGAGGAAAGGTAGCCGATTATTCAGATCCATACGGACATTATAATGATGAAAATACTATTAAGCTTTTTGACGGCTATCCAAATACCGCTAAAGACGAGATATGCCCGCATATACTCGTTTGCAAAGAGTGCAGCTTTGAGCGGGTCCTGTTTATACAGGAACAGTAAAAAGCATGTCCGAAATAAAGTTTCGGACATGCGCTAGTCAAAAATAACGAATATATATTGTCGCCATACTCTTCACGCCCCCGAAACGCTGATGTCCATCATCTGTTAACAACAAACCATTTATCCCCAAATAAGAATTACACCAATAAATAAAGTATTCCTTCACTTTCTTCCTTAATTAATAAACCCATTTTATTTTTACCAACATATACTGTTATAACGACAAATTTAAGTATCGTTTCAGTGTACTAAACTTTCAAATTCTACCTGTTCATTGTATTTGACGGAATTATTATAAAAGAAAGGAGAGAACGGATGATTGTAGACGGGGTTTTTTCAGGCGGCGGTATTAAAGGTTTTGCATATGTAGGGGCCATTCAGGTGCTTGAAGAAAGGGGCGTTAAATTCGAGCGTGTTGCCGGCACGAGTGCGGGTGCTATATTAGCCACCTTTATCGCGGCAGGATTTAACACGAAAGAACTGGAGGAAATTTTTGACGAACTGAATTTAAAAGTTTTACTCGATCCCCCGAAATTTATAATCGAACTTCCATTTTTAAAATGGCTTAATTTATATAAAAGATTGGGATTGTATCGCGGTAAATCTCTGGAAAACTGGTTTCTCGAGAAACTGGCGACAAAAGGTATCTACACATTCGGAGATTTACCAAAAGGTATTTTAAAACTAGTTGCTTCCGATTTAACGAACGGCAAGATTTTAGTACTCCCCGATGATTTGCATCACTATAATATCGATCCAAATACTTTTCCGGTTTCCCGCGCATTACGGATGAGCTGCGGTCTTCCATTTTTCTTTGAGCCTGTCTATCTAAAAAACGGGAAAAGCGAGTCTGTTATTGTAGATGGTGGGGTTTTGAGTAATTTTCCAATGTGGATTTACGATAATGGAAATAAAGAGCGGCCAGTTCTTGGTATGAAACTTAGTAGTTCAAGCGAGGATATGAAGCCTCATGATATTAATAATGGGATTCAACTTTTTGAAGCGCTATTTAGTACAATGCAAACTGCACATGATAACCGTTATATTTCCCGTAGACACGAGAAAGATATTATCTTTATACCGGTTGAAGAATATAGTGCAACCCAATTTGATTTAGATGAGGCGACTAAAAATAAATTGATGGGCATCGGAAAAGAGCGGACTACTCAATTTTTAAAAACATGGTCACCCATTTGGTAAAAACCTTCAATACTAGCAAAAAGGCATGATTCCATCTATCGGAATCATGCCTGCCTTTTATTCTTCTTTATTTAATTCAAAGCTATTAAGCAATGCACGCACTTCGTCGGTAGATTTTGTATTCATCAACTGGTTTCTCAGTTCGCCGGCACCTCGGAAGCCTTTTACATAAATTTTGAAAAAGCGGTGTAGTCCTGACATTGAACGCGGAAGTTCTTCGGCATACTTGTCCTGCAGATCAAGCTGCAGTTTCAGAAGGTCAAGATACTCCTCAGGACTGTGCTCCTTTGGCTCCTTTTCAAAAGCGAACGGATTTTTGAAAATACCGCGTCCAATCATTACTCCGTCAATTCCGTACTTTTCTGCAAGCTCTAAACCAACTTGACGGTCCGGAATATCACCGTTAATTGTTAACAGTGTATTTGGAGCAATCTCATCACGCAACGCTTTAATTTCCGGGATAAGCTCCCAATGTGCATCAACGGCACTCATTTCTTTTCGTGTGCGTAAATGAATGGAAAGGTTTGCAATATCCTGTTTTAAAATATGAGTAAGCCACTCTTTCCACTCGTCGATTTCTTTATAACCAAGTCGTGTTTTCACGCTGACTGGCAAACCACCTGCTTTAGCAGCTTCTATTAACTCTGCTGCCACATCCGGACGCAAAATCAGACCGCTGCCTTTGCCTCGGCCTGCAACATTCGGTACCGGGCAACCCATATTAATATCAATTCCCTTGAAGCCTAATTCTGCCATACCAATGCTCATCTTGCGGAAGTTTTCAGGGTTGTCTCCCCAAATATGTGCAACGATCGGCTGTTCATCTTCTGTAAATGTTAAACGACCGCGGACACTTTTGATTCCATCAGGATGACAGTAACTTTCAGAGTTAGTAAACTCCGTAAAGAATACATCCGGTCTTCCTGCTTCAGCTACTACATGGCGAAATACTAAATCTGTTACATCTTCCATCGGCGCGAGTACAAAAAATGGTTTCGGTAGCTCCTGCCAAAAATTCTCTTTCATATGTTAAGTTCAATTCCTCTCATTACAAACAATCATCGTTATTACTTTTAAATTTCCTCTAACAATATTAGCGTAAATAGTGCAGAAAAGTAAAAGCAGATGATTTAAAAAGCAGTCTTTTAATAAATAGAATAATTATTTGTTCCATCAACCGATTAGCAGCTTGCAGTTTATCCTTTTTAGCGTTCCTAAAATACTCATCGCTGCTAAGTAACTCGTTTTCGGATTTGCTGGAAGCGGATTATTCGTAATAGTAAATGTTGCCTCTCCAAAGTCCCCTGTCACTTCAATTTGGTGAATATTTTTATCAATTTCCGGATCCGCCACTAATGTTACTTTCGTTTCGTCAAACCCAATACTCGCCATTGCAAGCACAATCGATACATTCATATTTTTCGGATAACGTCTAATCGCTTCTGCCGCATTCCCTTTAAAGATTACTTTCGCTTCCTCGAGTGTTTCATCAACTAAAGAACTCGCTGGTTTGCGTGTTGTTAGCTCAACGGATGTAACTGTACCAAGCGCATGTGCATTTTGCAGTAAATCCAATCCGCCGACTGCACCTGATGGCAAGTAAAGTTTCCTGTTGTATTCATTCGCTAAGTTGTTTAGCGATGTCAACAGCTCTTCATCCGCTAATGCACCAATACTAATCACGACAACATCTATTTTTCTGATTGCAGCCGGAAGCAATGTATGCACCGCTTCAATATTTGCGGCCTCCACAACTATATCAATTTCCGATTCTAAAAATGCATCTATTTCCGTGTACAGCTTTACACCATAATTGGATTCTAGCAATTGATGCTTTTCCTTATCTCTTACAAAGACGCTTGTGATCCGCAAGTTTTCTAGCTGCTTTTCATTAATTTCTTCCAAAAGAAAATGAGCTATTGCACCCGCGCCAATTAAACCGACTTTCATATGTACCTCCTATAAATCATTATTTATTTTCTATTGCACTCTTCTACAACCATATCATAATTTCAGCAATGCATTCTCCCATCCTTTTATCAGAGGGTTTACTTCAATTATATAAGTGAATTCGTTAGTATGAATATAAGGCAAAAATAAGAGGAGGCATTCGTATGGAACTAACAGTTTATTTAGCAGGACAAATTCATGATAATTGGCGGGAAGAAGTTGCACAAAAGGCTAAGGAAAAAAATCTGCCTTTACACTTTGTAGCACCGCAGACAGACCATGACCGTTCAGACAATATCGGCGAGGAAATTTTAGGAATCCAGCCATCAGCATATTATAAGGACAATGCTGCTTCTGATATTAATAATTTCCGGACTCAGGTATTAATGCAGAAAGCGGATATCGTCATTGCATTATTCGGAGAGAAATATAAACAATGGAATACCGCTATGGATGTAAGTACAGCAATTGCAATGGACAAACCGACAATCATCATCCGTCCCGAGTCTTTAATTCACCCTTTAAAAGAGCTATCCAATAAAGCAAATGTAACGGTGGAAACTGTTGATCAGGCAATGGAAGTTATCCGCTATATATTTGATTAAAGCAATAGCAATGTACACGACAAAAAAGAACGAATCCCTTGGAATTCGTTCTTTTTATATAATTTATATACGCTTCAAGGCACCATTAGGCTGTGGCAATTCACTTGCTGTTATATCATTCATTTTACAGAAATGTGTGAAGAATTGCTGAGCAAGCTCTTTTTCCTGAGGATCTGTTTTCAAGGAGATGATATCACGTAAAATTTGAGCCATCCATAAATTGTTGAAATAGCGATGTTTACCAGTATTCCATGTCATTTTATGAGTGAACTTTTCGTTTACGTAATAGTTCCAGAACAGCATCTTCTCTGCTTCCTCTTCAGTCAGTTCAATTCGGTACTTTGAATGTGCCGGAATATAGCCATCTTCACTCAATTTCCCGATAAAGTTCTCCTCTACCATATACATACCTAAAATACGTCGTTCTTTTTCAGAAGAATTTTCATCTACTGCCGTTAACAAAACAGCACTGTTTAAATGCAGGCGAATCGGTTTTACAGGCTTCCCTTTATTTACACCGCTTTTCGTTAATCCCGAAAAAACCTTCCAATCTGAAAAGGCAGTTCGTTTTTCTTCATCATCACACCAAAAAACTAATTGTGACTCTGGGTGAAGCTTGAAATTTTTCATATGTTTTTCATGTATTAAACGAATTTCCTGGTTTTTACGTTGGAGTTTTAAATTCTCTTCTTTTTGCCACTCTTCTTCTCTTCGTTCTAATTCTTTTTTCTGAATAATTTTTTCGAGTGTTTGCACATCATCTTTATCGTGAAGTACTAAGTGCTTTCCAAATACATCAGGGAAAACGAATTTTTTACTTTCCGATGCAAAATGTATTTCAATACTAGATTCATTCTGTTTAACGATACTACCCATTCCGAAATGCTTATGTGTAACTTTTTTATTGATTAGATTCATTATTTAAATCCTCCTTGTAAAATAAAAACACAGTTACGTTCAATTGCCGGTCAATAATTAACCCCGTTTAGAGCTTTGACAACTGTTAAAATTTTTGCTCTCTTGAATAAAAAAAGTACATATAAACGCATCCTTTATAGTGAATAAAAAAGTACAAAGAAATACATAATACGCACCGAAAACAATTGTAAGACCATTATAACATTTTTTATCAAAAAATACAAAAAATTTATTGACATTTTATTTTCCGTTAGGTTAAAATGAAATTTTGCTCTAAGTCAACTAAAATATTTATCCATTAAAATTATAGTAGACATCCGTTTTGACTGTGTAAATACACGTCCGAAATGGGTGTTTTTTTGTTTCTTCACAAAAAGAATGACCCACCCCTCTTAGCCTCCTTTTTAAAATTTACTCGTCACAAAGCACTTTACTGTCAGACTTCACATATGTTGCGTATATATAAACATGCCTTGTTTTAGTTCAATCCTGTACTTGCATATAAGTAAGTAAATGGCTGGACGATCATCATGAATCTTAAGGAGTGGATGAATGGGTGCAATTAATGGTGAAAGTTATATTAACCGATTAAATTCGTTGAATAATGAAATATGGCTGGACGGAGAAAAGGTGGAAGGGCCGTTATCTGAACATCCCGTATTTAAAGGTCTTATTCAGACGAAAGCTTCCCTCTACGATTTACAGCATGACCCTACAATAATTGATGAAATGACTTTCGTATCCCCCCTTTCAGGAAAACGTGTCGGCCTTTCATATTTGATGCCTAAAACGAAAGAGGATTTAATAAAACGGCGAAAAATGATGGAGCATTGGGCGAAACATACACATGGAATTCTAGGTAGAAGTCCCGATTATTTGAATTCTGTCTTAATGGGGTTCACCTCATCTGCAGCACTTCTTGAAGACGAGGAAAACTGTTTCCCAGATAATCTCCGGACATTTTTTGAAATGGTCAGGGAAAATGATCTATCTCTTACCCATACATTTATTACACCTCAAGTTAATCGTTCTCAAAGTTATATTGAAAATACGAATGAACCGATTTCTGCAAAGGTTGTCGCGGAGACTGAAGATGGCCTTATTATAAAAGGTGCACGTCTGTTAGCGACACAAGGCGGTTTAACTGATGAAGTGTTTGTATTTAATGTCGGTAAGCTTGTATTCGGCGAAGATGAAACTTTTTCATTTGCGGTCCCATCGAATACGAAAGGATTAAAATTCATTTGCAGAGATTCCTTTATAGGCGGAGAGTCTGCATTTGACCATCCTTTAAGTTCAAAATATGAAGAAATGGATTCCATCGTTGTGTTTGACAATGTTTTAGTGCCATGGGAACGGGTCTTTTTTTATAACAATGTGGAGGTTGCAGAAAAATTCCTTATTCACAGTGCCTTTAATCATTTTGCCAAGTATCAAGTTTTAATCAGGCAAATTGTGAAAACGGAATTTATATTAGGAATTGCCGAACTTCTCATCGAAACGATCAAAGTATATGAATATCAGCATATCCATGAAAAGATGACAGAAATTATTGCAGGATTGGAAACAATGAAGGCATTATTGGAGAAATCGGAGAATGATGCAGCACTTGATGA
This genomic window from Solibacillus sp. FSL R5-0449 contains:
- a CDS encoding DUF3298 and DUF4163 domain-containing protein — encoded protein: MVYYPHVTYKWDHSWENEMNEAIKELVKKQIAQQVGDMPTTVEEMLGLYEIKNNQRQVLSLSLSNYTYHEKAAHGMTTIESLTFDIEKKKLCTLKDLFKPGANYVRRLSALVDIQIQERDLPTLGDFPGISPDQDFYIADKTLVIYFQLYEITPYVVGLPMFPISVFDLADIIDESGPLGRLATNG
- a CDS encoding patatin-like phospholipase family protein, which codes for MIVDGVFSGGGIKGFAYVGAIQVLEERGVKFERVAGTSAGAILATFIAAGFNTKELEEIFDELNLKVLLDPPKFIIELPFLKWLNLYKRLGLYRGKSLENWFLEKLATKGIYTFGDLPKGILKLVASDLTNGKILVLPDDLHHYNIDPNTFPVSRALRMSCGLPFFFEPVYLKNGKSESVIVDGGVLSNFPMWIYDNGNKERPVLGMKLSSSSEDMKPHDINNGIQLFEALFSTMQTAHDNRYISRRHEKDIIFIPVEEYSATQFDLDEATKNKLMGIGKERTTQFLKTWSPIW
- a CDS encoding long-chain fatty acid--CoA ligase, translated to MTVLQALVEQALKTPNATAIQFENEVWSYEELLSNSRKIAGYLIVKGFQKDDIVAEFALNSHLFMAVYYGVQLAGLTVMPVNTKLAPPEVDFIFKHSEAKILVYDEKLQATIDLTTHGFQEILSLSKIKEIINGSSVSSTLPQLELEDTSVVMYTSGTTGKPKGVMLSHRNILETAQIWSDSMNMTNEDRMFICTPLFHCAGSHVFAVPTIYKGGAVLIEEAFSPDQTLKNLVETKATIFFGVPAMYTILLNKPELQSYDFSQLRLFCYGAAPMPYELVKRLKDTFPNVKVQNLYGQTENTPAASSLLDDAALFKIGSVGKPLARTEIQLRDANGDLVPLGEVGEICVKGPQVMKGYLRAPEETAKSIQDGWLYTGDLGRFDEEGYLYIVDRKKDMIIRGGENIYPIEVEAVLYQMPQILEAAVVGIPHEVYGEVPKAFVVLKEGQHLIEQDVLDYCMTQLAKYKVPFEVDFIDQLPRNASGKVLKHTLRPKQTI
- a CDS encoding DUF1456 family protein; translated protein: MDNNDILIRVRYALDLKNREMIEIFKLGGVTVSPEDMPKILTKSLEKDEEAPADYDQMKVNHKNLEAFFNGLITYKRGPMPKKEGQPAPVQEKPDHVNNMLLKKLKVACQLTTEEMLDVLDDGGIAVSKGELGAIMRKPGHRNYKECGDNFARKFLKGLSVRYRG
- a CDS encoding MFS transporter — protein: MEKQNSKYRWIVFVSVLLTYLLMASQRTAPGLITDQLMHDFNITATTIGLITGVQFFVYTSLQIPMGILADRFGPNFFLICGAVLTGVGTIIYSVGTHESVLFISRIFTGIGDATIWVNMMLILGQWFYKKEFVRLVGFAGMTGSLGFLLATVPFSAWIGLLGWRWAFFSLGLLVSMCGILLYMILIKQAKRIFPQTMPVVTEPVQREKTAGIVKRVFSSRQAWALFLCHFGVVGGYVGFISSWAVPYGMDLYEMSRSQASQLIMVGLVGAIIGAPVISWIASMYESIKKPYIAVQLIVFSSWCMFLLFQGYPSLVGLIVLFFLIGFGYGASALTFAAVRQSFPMTESGIVSGFANTGGFLSAVLLPIFLGAILDYVQASSLNIQSGYFYGFIIPVLFSIVGLIGIMLYKEVRVPETL
- a CDS encoding DUF1540 domain-containing protein; the protein is MMKTQKESNHAPFTSQLLNQRGGKTMPALEVKCTVSDCFFHAKGNFCGAEKIEIDMESITNKKERSEFASDFDLQAPKQKEAKSSSDTCCKTFICKKDAEKRH